In Diabrotica undecimpunctata isolate CICGRU chromosome 9, icDiaUnde3, whole genome shotgun sequence, the DNA window ATAGTGAAACTTTTTGAAGGAATGGGATTGAAACGTCCCATAACTAAGAGACTGAtgcaataattgctttcatgacaatTTAAATAAGgtaatatgtattatatattgtAAATCAAGGGTGTGGTTAtactgtcaatttatttgttctttgtcGTCAGTataaatgttgacatatgacagctagccttAAATTTTCTATgacgtttgtttattttgtttttttgaagaGGTCAACTTTAtgaagtttcattttaattaaacgatatatctttaattttaataatctaTTTCTGCCACAGTTATAAATAACTTAATAATAGTTTTGAAAGTTTTTTGTAGCGTTTCCCAGTTGTAAACAGATATGtaagtcttttttatattttattttggtataaaccgatgtaatttgtttatctgtttgtttgaaacaaaaataaatgtttatttcatttctctgaagcattttgtcttttattttagaaaaatctcctaacttttttgtgtttacctttttaggaaggaagagttTTCCTTCatccagcaagtttaggatcctTCGAAGCGGcgcctttttttttcttaaatagctAGAAGTCTTTCTTGTTCTATTTGTTCATTTgtcccaggagattcatgtaagtaacccctttgtttcattttttgtagttgtcccaatccaacccccttgctatttacttatccacgaccccagctctcttaacaaaccctgagtgtcgttcgcataagtttcgatttattttgcttgccctatctcgaccctcataatttctgtccccaattttctaccacTTATAATCttccctatggtaggcaaaataatattTCGTTACAAAATACCTCTGGGACTGAAAGGTTTATTAACAATTTTAGCAAAATAATAAAGGTTAAATAAAACTCtcaaaatataatgtaaaaatgTTTATTCAATAAAACTTACAATATAATTTGTGTAATAAGTCCAGCAGCAATAGTTACACCCCCAATCCTCAGCATGACTCTTCCCAATTCCTTACACTCGCTATACAATTCAAGAGCTATAGGTCGAGACACTTGTATTTCGACAATGGCACTTGTATTGTTACCTAAGAATCTAGGATGCTTCTTCAGTAGTTCTCCAGTACTTTTATTCAACTGCGAAATCAGCTTACTAACAATTACTGGTTCTACTAAAGATTGATGGTGTAGTACCACGGAGAATCCTTTCGTAATCGGTACTGTCACATTAAAAACAACTATTCTGGCCAGAAACTTCGACGCGACCTGAACGGGACTCTGAGGATCGCACAGAATGTTTCCGACAGAGACGTTCTGCATTTCTACTCCAGATAGCGCTACGGTGACTTGATCGCCTGCAAAAACCACCGTTTTTGAAGCTTCTTCGATCGCCAGAGATTTTACTACGGCCGCTTCTCTGTTGGGGCATATAAGAACTTTATCGCCTACGCTCAATGTACCAGTTTCGATCCTTCCTGAGACACAGAACGAAGTACCAGTGccctaaaattataaaattaaaaactattaCTACAGAATAAAATTAATGCTATAAGTATTTTGGAAATATCTTAAGAATAATTGATGGCTTctaccgttacttgatggaaattccttttatgtaacaataaagcactgaaaactttgttttcaaaaatttctacaaaatttattatagcaacttatcactacagctgtttcggcagtgtgtctttctcaagtgatctatttttggcatgcgtttacactttatcgTCTAACCCTTTCACTGCGGGAACCGGATATACACGTAAAATAATTTCGTGCCCATACAACGGGAACCGGCTAAATACGCGTACCCTTTTTCGGCATTCGCTGCGGTAACCGTATGCATCAGATACTGCTTACGTATTGTATGTTGCCTATAGAAAAGAGTTAAGCATATTATatcaaaatttacaatacatttaaaaattttatgcttCACTGCGGGAGCCGTACAAATCCGCACCTTTTTACACAGGCACGCACTACAGGAATTTACTTGTAAAATCTTAGGATTCCCTTTCGCCGTATTTATGTACGATCGTTTTTAGCAgcgtattttaatttattttctttaagaatttaatTGTGTGAATTACTACAGCTGCTGATAAACCTatttgaaaaatagaaaaaaaaccgTCGAATTATGAGTGTTAGTAAATACAATAGAATTGTTATCATATTTCACAGAATGGTtaacaggtaagaaatattcaaattgaaataattttattatctattgCATTAATTAGCTAATAGTAAAGACGGTTCGAGACGGCTTGTCATATTGTAGGgtattgttaaaagatttttatttactaCCTGAAAtttaagatataaatattttaatattattcaagtTGGACCGAAATGAAAGACTTATTGTtgtcaaaacatattttttggattagttctaTAATAAAAAGAATTTATAATACGTGACCATTTGAAAAACCTTTTAGgataatattttatgaatattcaAAGAATACGTAAACTACAGACTTGATAATGTTAAGATTATTTCTTTTAAGCCACAAATGAATTCTGCATCTCTCCTCCGGTTTGCGTGCAGCGTCTATTTCTATTATGATCATAGTGTTGTACACCATTCTGTACtagtagtgtattttttttacaaaaataagtgGGTGCTTCTTAAATTTAGATTTCTCATACATTCTTGACTAATAAAAGCAATTGCTGAGTGAAATGGCTCGTATACGCAAGCGAAAGTGAACTATATGAAATTTTAATGGAAAGTGACAGTGACATCTTGAAGAATCTGATGCAGAAAGTGATGAATCTGGAGAAGAAAATGATAATGAAGAGACTCTACCATCATCAACACAGGTTAGTGAAAATATTGCTTTAACTTTGGAATCTACTTCTCTTCAACAAGCTAAACGTCGTAAATGTGAAAAGATTCCGTTATATAAATGGAAAAAGGGAGATCTACAACCAACAGTTCATAATTTTAATGATAATACATCATAGTGtttgaatgaaaatttaaaaagtagTCAAGTGTTTTAAGtagtttcaaaacattttttgcTTTGACTTTTATGAAAGCAATGGTTGttgaaattaacaatttttactAATTCGTAGTGGAACATAGTAATATTGAACAAAATTCTCGTGTCGCAACAAATTGAAAAGACACTGATGTGGATGAAGAGTATTGTTTTCTAGCTTTGTCGTTCCTTACATTGTCGTTGTTACGTTTTTCAGATGACAATAACGTTGACAAAGAAGACTCCCTTTTTAAGCTGCGAATCGTTATAGACCATTTAAAGACCGTTTTTCGTAGATTTCTATATCCAGGCTAGCATTTAAACAGTATATACCCTCTAAAAGGCACAGATTTGGAATTAAATTCCACGTGTTATGTGACTGTGGGACAGGCTACAATTTAGACTTTATCATTTATACTGGGTCTAATGACATTAAAATCTTCGATAAAGACCTAAAAAAGGCATAGTCTGTAATGTGCCTTTATGCATTACGCCATGTTTTGAAAAATACCATTgtataacaaattttaaattttccttttaatgtagtcaaaactttttttatattttgcatttgaatGTTTTGTGTACCATTTGTTTGTAGTTTTTTACCTTGTTGCTACaattactaataataaataaaataatgataatttttcagtatatttaatttttttttatttctcaaaaaTCTAACAGCAACAAATTTATAGTTACTTGTTACTTCTACTAAATTGTAAATACAGTCCTGAATAGACTGTATTGATACACTGCGTGAACCGTATTTATACGCCATAGTACTTCATCGACTGACTGCGGCAACCGTGTTGATCAGCACGGGCATGAAACAGCCGTACCAGAAACCATACTACTTTTATAACTAGCCGCAGTGAAAAggtttaatgaaataggttgaggaggggagaactgtttgtctcaagttggtcattcagaattatatctgtgttttttaatttgttaatttccatagattctaacaaagatagcttaaggcctttattttgaatatgaagaatttgaaattcgtcattaaaagaatgattatgatctagaaggtgaagtgcgtatttagaatctgtttttccattattgaaagcccttttatgttctgctattcgtttattaaaatttctaccagtttgaccgatgtaagtttatgggcagtcgccacatataagtttgtatacaccaatGTGTAAGTGccttttattttggctcttgttgtttttaatatatttgcccaagttgttgtttgttctgaaagctggtgttatttctttcttttttatgtgtttggtccaaaaacttacatcggtcaaactggtagaaattttaataaacgaatagcagcacataaaagggctttcaacaataaaaaacagaTTCTATATACGCACTTCACCTTAGCATAAAtgcactctgtcgaaacagctgtagtgataagttGTTATAAtcaattttgtggaaatttttgaaaacaaagttttcagtgttttattgttacaatatcTTAAGATTCCTTATAATGGgtataaaaattgtttaatattttaagacTTGTTTCATAACGTATTTCAACGTATatattgtcaaatttaacgtgttttaaattaaaattgtggtttatttccatTAAATATAATAGATAGCACATGAGATCACATATaagagttatttttttaaattatttccgaaaaaacaacaacaaagtgTGATTAACTTTTATAACAAAAACCGATATCTCACTGTACtgcataaaatatatttgtttttaatgaaacactatattttatttcaaatttaaaatccaCTTTACTTCCCCGTTACAAGAATACAAAGTTGTTTTGTGAATACAGGGTATTTAAgaagatataaccaaattttaagAAACACCGTAACAAATTCAACGCCCTATATAATTGAGCAACGATCTGTTGTAGccgtagtttttaaattattgttaaaatttatcAAAATGATTGATTTTGCTAATATTCTTTAAAGCTAATACAGGATAAGTCAAAACACAAATTCATTCTCTCTTGTCGTTTCTCCATTaatgaggatcgtgatttcttccaatactCCTAACAATTgttctccattggtctctatacaccgctgctctgagagcttcgtataatgagtttccagctgaatttcGACGCGGAACCGAGATGGCGCCAAGCGTGAATCGGGTCGCTACACATCCCATCTTCACTTACTGAAATTGTCATCGTTATGGGAAGAAATTCTCTTGGGAAAATAGTGCAGTGGTTTCCCATTGTCTTCTGCACCGCTGTATATGCGTCGTTTCTGTGGCTACCATGCTCGCCGCATGATCAGTTTTGGAACAGCCAGCTGCCCGTTGTAGTAGTCTGTATGTAGTAGaaagaaatatagtgacccgtttgccctcggaaacctaatagccattcggggtcggaagaacCAAGAgatagccaagagaggctgatagaaaatattaaagacatttcactcaagacttgttgaaaaagagtaaaatgtgaaggcccttatgatgcgccaggtgcgtttcagAAGCGTATGAGTATTGCTACACTTTGTATTCCCGTTCCTACTTCGGGGTGTTGCCTACAggctgtatggctcgtccagcatgctaTAGCATGGAGGATAGGGTGCACGCCATTTTACAATGTAGACATCCTAACTCCATGGCCAGACAAATTCATTACTTGCTCAGTATTTATGCATCACCTTTAGTTTAATTTGTACTAAGTATTTCACATCCctatttattttactttaccTTGAACACATCATTTATTGAAAGTCTAAAGGGCTTCGAAATGGGCCTATCTGGAGAACGGAATTGATCtgtaaattaaaaatttggaTAAAAATGTTGAACTTATAAGAtgataataatttagtaaatgtATATATAGCAAAAAATCATATTTCAATCTCACCTATAACATCCAACAAAGAAGGCCCTTCATACCACTGCAACAGCTCACTCTCTGTAGGTTTCTTGACCAAGTTCTGTCCAGTCAATCCACTACAAGGTACAAACGTGACGTCAGACTCCTTGAATCCAGCTTGCTTCAGGAAAGCCTTTAATTTCTTTAAGATTTCGTTGAATCTCTCTGGCGACCAAGAAACAGTGTCCAGTTTGTTAATTGCTACAGCCAGTTGAGACACTCCGAGAGATCGTACGAGTAAAGCGTGCTCTCTCGTTTGTCCTCCGTGGTCGAAACCCGATTCAAATTCGCCTCGAGTCGCATCAACAACCAAAAGAGCTACGTCGGCTTGACCTGCCCCGGAGATCATATTAGGAATGAAATCCTTATGACCGGGTGCGTCTAATAGTGTTACCTACAAGTAAAAATGTATATTCAATAAAGGTCAAAAAAATTAAAGTGGTCCTAGAGTTTAATAAATCTCGGACTGAGAGGTCGTCTTACAAACGAAGTCCAACAAATACCTATTACTTACCGCCTTTGTTTTGGTTTCGAACTGAAATCGACCAACGTCCATTGTTATACCACGATTACGTTCCTCTCCGGTTTCGTCTAAAACCCAGGCGTACATAAAACTTTGTTTTCCTAATTTTCTACTTTCTTGTTCGTATTTGTGCATCACTTTTTGATTaacctaaaaaaattattattatacagtatgtacgtaaatctttcagctggacataggtaatatacattgagGTAATTGTGGCAACTGCGCTTTCTTCAGACCACTGTTGATATTTGGGTCTgtattcttattcttcttcttctttagatgcaaatccactaatggatgttagcgatcacattttccattaattctctatttcttgcaatatgtatcagagattgtatgtcgttaatccctgtccattgccttatgtttcggagccaggacattttcttgcgtcccattcctctcttgccttcaattttaccctcgattataagttggaggaactggtatttttcatttcgcatgatgtgacctagatacgccgttttccttttcttgattttcttgtttcgaaaagttggcgttcttggtttattcttttaaggacatctatatttgtgattttcgctgtccatggtatttttaggatacggcgatagagccacatttcgaaagcttctaatctgtttatatccctcgttttgagtgtccagccctctacgccatatagcagcactgaccacacgtagcacttagtaaaccttagtctcagttgaagatcgaactctgaacaagtcagtaccttcttgaattttacgaaagcttgtcgagcttgctcaatgcgacattttacttccctgttcgatgcccagtcttcaaaaagccacgatcccaggtatttaaatttactcactctttcaatggacttagtattcagtgttatggtggagttttcaagtgcatccaagtttctggagatgatcataaatttggtttttttggtattaatctctaatcccattcgcttactgtattctccgattatagtgacaagttgttgaagatcgactatgttgtcacaaattaagacaccatcatcagcatatcgtatgttgttgatcagtactccattcactttgattcccatctttgcatcctccagagactcttgaaatatggcttccgaataaatgttaaataaaagaggggaaagcacacatccctgtcgaacgccccttcttatatgtatgggtttggatatagaattgtctatttttaactgtgccgtttgatgccagtacaagttttcaatgcatcttatgtctttttggtctatatcaactttcttgaggatctgcattaacttgtggtgttggacacgatcaaacgctttttggtaatctaaaaagcataggaacacatccttcttctgatcgtaacaattttggaccagcacctgtgttgctactattgcttctcgtgttcctaaaccttgcctaaacccgaactgggagtcactgatgtcccattcacattttttgtatactctttgatgtagtatttttaagaatatctttaaagtgtgactcatcaggctaatgagtctgtgatcctcacatctttttgcattgactttcttgggcaggggaataaaggtagagcgtaatcactgttgaggatagcagccagtttcataaataaagttaaatattttgtgtagtgctgaaattcccctttcatccagtaatttgagtatttctgacgggatttcatctggtccaggtgccttattgttttttgaattgaatattgccttttctatctcctctttggtgattgaagggccagtcagctggtcgtctgtataaacttcactcatgggtctttcgtcatggaagagctcctggatataattttcccatatatcaattttttccttttcacccagcactatctggttatcctgattaactatggtggttggtcttcgttttctgtatattccagcagtctccttaagctttttatgtaaattacggtcgtcgtgctgtcgttgtaaatgttctagatcgatacattgttgcttaagccattcattttttgctattcttatttttgcttttatttgcctgttaatgttttcatacatattgctGCCATCTTGTTTATTCTTGTGTCTTCGTCGTTCTTCCATTAGTAATAGTATTTCGTCTGTCATTCATTTTTGCCTCTTGTTATTTCGTTTGTACCCTAAGTTGTTTTTCATGATGTCTGTTACAGCACTTGTAATCGTATTCCATGTTGGTgttagatcttcggcaatgtttgtcgtcaatatttgaatttgtgcgtttatttcattgcttatttCTGCTTGTATCATTGGGTCTTTCAGTTTGTCCAGTGCTATATGTTGTTGAGTTTCAGGCTTGTTCTTGCATGAAAGAGCGATCTTTATGACGGCCACTAATAGTACGTGGTCAGAAgggacatctgctccagggtatGTGCAAGCTCTTTTGACAGTTGTGCTGAATCTACCGTTGATAAGAAtgaagtctatttgatttcttattatgtTCTGAGCTCTATCGGCTGgagatttccaagtataaaggcGATGGGGGTGGAGTTGGAACCATGTGTTGGTAACTCTAATgttttcttcttgacaaaattgtatTCTTATTGCCTTCGAGAATGTTGTTGATGTTCTCTTTTTGACCTATTTTTGATCATGTGGTCGCTACCTGTTAAAAACTGTAATCTTATATACGAATAAACTTACCTGTCCCAATTCACAGAGAAGTCTGCCCATCAACGTACTCTTCCCAGCATCCACATGCCCAATCACAACCATATACAAATGCTCCTTTTCATCTCCCCTTTCCTTTTGGTACAGCTGCTGCGGATCAAATTTGCTATCTCTGGTTTTGGCTTGCTTCACTTCCTCGCCAAAGTCCAAAGTATGGTTATTGACGGGTGTAACTTTCCCAGAAGCGGGAGACTGAGATCTAGGCGTAAAACTACCTTTTTGTGGCAGATCAAAACCCTTCGTGATGTTGGTAACGGTTTTCGGAGTGGAAGAAATCACTTTCGTCTGTTCAATCTGAGGAGTTTGAACTATGTCTGGCTGAGCAACTACTTTAGAATTTAAGTGAAATATACTTTTTAAAACTACAGATGTGTTAAAATTTGTACTATACTAGATTTGCCCCACTACCACTAGTTTACATATCTATCCTAAGGTATACAAAATATATCGGTTTATATATAATTTTGGTGTAAAAATAAATGAGACTCTTAGAAGACAAGATTTTTAGtctaaataaataattatcttatttatattgtctctatattttaaagttataaaacTTTTAGAGAAAATGAGAATTTTTCAGTAACCCAATCAACTTAATATACCTAATCTAATGAATGACTCTAATAAATAACAAAAAGAGTATAAGGATCGGCGGTTAAAAACATGAGATCAATGCAGTTAAAAGTTCAAAATCAAGTTCACGGGTCAAGGAATTAAAATAAGGGCATCTCTTATCAAAATAACACTTTAGTATAACAATCAAAAATTATGAGACACTGAagaaaatcataataatataCAGTTTatattctggtattccacaaaaacccccatgaacaagttacacctaacatacaaataaatggtatcacccttcagagttcccaaagcttcatatacctgggcagagaactaaatagtcaactagaccattcaaaagaaattagaagacgcactgaaatagcaagatctggtttcatgaatatgagATTGataacactaaagtgttatgtgtggtctctattactatatggatgtgagacctggacattaaaacagtatgacgtcaacaaattaatttcatttgaaatgtggatgtaccgccgaatgctaagaataagctggaccagcagaactacgaatgaagaagtactgagagcaatgaacacacgccttcatctggtcaatactatcaaaattataaagacgtcatatctaggacacatattgcgccatagggaatttaagcaactccaggtaatattagaaggcaagattgaaggtaaaaggggcatagacGGAAAGAAAAAATCTTAGCTACGAAACGTCAgggattggacccacacaagaggaaatgaattaattcatcaagcccagaacagagagaaatttgccacactgatcgccaacctcaacagagaaggcacttaggaggaggaggaacGACTCATTAAGAACATAGAAGGAATtgataagaattatttccgagaatttctagtcactggatTTAAAACGAGTTCGTAATTTCGTCTCATTATGTTGTCGAGTCTCAAAAAGAAAGGTACTAACACGCGTATTATAACTATTTTTTAGAATAGAGATGGTTAAGTGTAGTACGAGTAAACAGATCTCGAAAATCTCAAAATTAGGTTTGCAATAACGACGAATttactatacaaataaaaaatcagGGTCAAATACTTAGGATATTATGAACTTAGGATATTAATATAGGTTTTCTATTGTGAGAAAATCTATAAAATACCAAATAAAGATGACAGaataaatcaattaaaaaatgggcataataaaaattaacttttaaCAAAAACGGCAGTTacaaaatggcgaataaaataaatgtacataaataaaagtgaaaaataacttaaaatacaaCAATTGTAGCTGTATATTCCCGGCTATGTATGTCACCATACtatctaataaaaattaaaacatatatatatatatatatatatatatatatatatatatatatatatatatatatatatatatatatatatatatatatatatatatatatatatatatatatatatatatatatatat includes these proteins:
- the HBS1 gene encoding protein HBS1 isoform X1: MARHRDIRNMDYSDDYDGYDDVYGHSMDDDYFISPSNKQFIYNRDMSQRSSEGDIKEEDEQEAELSDDDRAKLTSCIAQINKTLESVNISRNDLVNIIIKSKFDVEKSINTILEDSQYKTATVEKVVAQPDIVQTPQIEQTKVISSTPKTVTNITKGFDLPQKGSFTPRSQSPASGKVTPVNNHTLDFGEEVKQAKTRDSKFDPQQLYQKERGDEKEHLYMVVIGHVDAGKSTLMGRLLCELGQVNQKVMHKYEQESRKLGKQSFMYAWVLDETGEERNRGITMDVGRFQFETKTKAVTLLDAPGHKDFIPNMISGAGQADVALLVVDATRGEFESGFDHGGQTREHALLVRSLGVSQLAVAINKLDTVSWSPERFNEILKKLKAFLKQAGFKESDVTFVPCSGLTGQNLVKKPTESELLQWYEGPSLLDVIDQFRSPDRPISKPFRLSINDVFKGTGTSFCVSGRIETGTLSVGDKVLICPNREAAVVKSLAIEEASKTVVFAGDQVTVALSGVEMQNVSVGNILCDPQSPVQVASKFLARIVVFNVTVPITKGFSVVLHHQSLVEPVIVSKLISQLNKSTGELLKKHPRFLGNNTSAIVEIQVSRPIALELYSECKELGRVMLRIGGVTIAAGLITQIIL
- the HBS1 gene encoding protein HBS1 isoform X2, with amino-acid sequence MARHRDIRNMDYSDDYDGYDDVYGHSMDDDYFISPSNKQFIYNRDMSQRSSEGDIKEEDEQEAELSDDDRAKLTSCIAQINKTLESVNISRNDLVNIIIKSKFDVEKSINTILEDSQYKTATVEKVAQPDIVQTPQIEQTKVISSTPKTVTNITKGFDLPQKGSFTPRSQSPASGKVTPVNNHTLDFGEEVKQAKTRDSKFDPQQLYQKERGDEKEHLYMVVIGHVDAGKSTLMGRLLCELGQVNQKVMHKYEQESRKLGKQSFMYAWVLDETGEERNRGITMDVGRFQFETKTKAVTLLDAPGHKDFIPNMISGAGQADVALLVVDATRGEFESGFDHGGQTREHALLVRSLGVSQLAVAINKLDTVSWSPERFNEILKKLKAFLKQAGFKESDVTFVPCSGLTGQNLVKKPTESELLQWYEGPSLLDVIDQFRSPDRPISKPFRLSINDVFKGTGTSFCVSGRIETGTLSVGDKVLICPNREAAVVKSLAIEEASKTVVFAGDQVTVALSGVEMQNVSVGNILCDPQSPVQVASKFLARIVVFNVTVPITKGFSVVLHHQSLVEPVIVSKLISQLNKSTGELLKKHPRFLGNNTSAIVEIQVSRPIALELYSECKELGRVMLRIGGVTIAAGLITQIIL